CGACCAGCCGTCGCCGTTGTCGACGATCCGCCACAGGTGGTCCGGCGTCCCGTTGTCCTGGTACTGCTGGACGTGGGCGCCGTCGGCGGTGCTCTGGACGTTCACGGCGAGCGCCTTGCCACTGTTGCGGTTGACGATGCGGACCGTCCCGTCGCCGTTGTCGAGCAGCGTCCACAGGTGGTCCGGTGTCCCGTTGTCGTCCCACTGGGTGACCTCGGCGCTGTCGGCCAGCGACATCCCGGAGACGGCGAGCACCTTGCCGCTGTTGCGGTTCTGGATCCGGTGCCAGGCGGTGCCGCTCGCCGCGGGCGGCAGCATCAGGGCGAACATCCCGCCGACCACCGGCCGGTTGGCGAAGCCCTGCTGGGCGCCGCTGGCGACGACGTACCAGTCGGAGAACGGCACCCGCTGCGGGCTGGTGTTCGCGAAGCCGTAGACGCCCTCGACCAGCAGGTTGCGCACCGCCGGGCGGTCGGCGAGCCAGGCGGCCGTCCACACCTCCCAGTCGCCCTTGGTGTAGGCGTTGCGCGGGTCGAGGACGACGCCGTACGCCCCGGCCCGCGCCTGGTACCAGGCGGCCTCCTGGGCGGCGACGCCGGTCGGTACGAGGTCCAGGCCGAGCAGGCGGTCGGGGAAGCCGTTGTACTTCAGGCTCCAGGTGCCGTCCTGGTCGTAGGCCAGCTTGAGGTGGCTGCCGGAGGAGTCCTGGGCGAGGCTGACCCAGCGGCTGGCGTAGCTGCGCGCGGTGGTGAGGTAGCGGGCGGCGTCCGCGGTGTTGCCCGCGGCCGTGGCGATGACGCTCATCGCGCCGATCGCGACGATGCCCTTGAGCGCCAGGTTGGCGCTGTGGCCGATGAAGCCGGTGAAGTCGTCGGTCTGGTTCTGGAAGCCGGGGTCGAGGGCGTTGGCGACCAGGTACTCGGCCCACTGGTGCAGGATCG
The Kitasatospora paranensis genome window above contains:
- a CDS encoding glutaminase domain-containing protein; protein product: MDALLGLLDGHARLVRRGLPGRALRRHRARPADPRRRGRGRRRRHHRRALRGGLRPGAASGRRRERARRPWRLPWAFLKEISSDGNVSTVDVTYPAFPGYLYLSPDYLRLLLLPLLDYAEHGGWPKQFAEHDLGSGYPNATGHNDGNEEDMPVEESADMLVMVAALVQRLASGTAFAQAHYPILHQWAEYLVANALDPGFQNQTDDFTGFIGHSANLALKGIVAIGAMSVIATAAGNTADAARYLTTARSYASRWVSLAQDSSGSHLKLAYDQDGTWSLKYNGFPDRLLGLDLVPTGVAAQEAAWYQARAGAYGVVLDPRNAYTKGDWEVWTAAWLADRPAVRNLLVEGVYGFANTSPQRVPFSDWYVVASGAQQGFANRPVVGGMFALMLPPAASGTAWHRIQNRNSGKVLAVSGMSLADSAEVTQWDDNGTPDHLWTLLDNGDGTVRIVNRNSGKALAVNVQSTADGAHVQQYQDNGTPDHLWRIVDNGDGWSKIVNVRSGKLLAVDGASQNNGAQVTQWNDNGTTDHLWRLL